Proteins encoded together in one Peribacillus asahii window:
- a CDS encoding YitT family protein, with protein MKKLVVLLFSSVCIGIGLNIFILPLHIINGGVFGISLLIKYIWGTQVGHSIIMINTPIYLLSLLYDKSYFINAILGLVFTSTMIDWLTPLNGLLHLPILISAILGGITIGIGIGFMIRLHISPGGIDLLALLISKSKAINPGIVMFLIDVFIIIAGIIILKDFKLIYSIITISCVGLCVGVLNTFKSINFYVR; from the coding sequence ATGAAAAAGTTAGTTGTTTTACTCTTTTCAAGTGTTTGTATCGGAATTGGTCTAAATATATTTATACTTCCCCTTCATATAATAAATGGAGGGGTATTTGGCATCAGTCTGTTAATTAAATATATTTGGGGTACTCAGGTTGGGCACAGCATTATCATGATCAATACTCCGATATACCTTCTATCTCTTCTATACGATAAGTCCTATTTCATTAATGCGATTCTTGGATTGGTTTTTACTTCAACAATGATTGATTGGCTAACACCACTAAACGGATTATTGCATCTACCAATATTAATCAGTGCAATTCTTGGTGGAATCACAATTGGAATTGGTATTGGCTTCATGATTCGGCTACATATCAGTCCTGGAGGAATCGATTTATTAGCACTGTTAATTTCAAAATCAAAAGCCATTAACCCTGGAATTGTTATGTTTCTTATTGATGTATTCATCATAATTGCCGGAATTATTATATTAAAAGACTTTAAGTTAATTTATTCGATTATCACAATTTCTTGCGTGGGGCTATGTGTTGGAGTACTGAATACTTTTAAGTCCATAAATTTTTATGTGAGATAA
- a CDS encoding chromate transporter, whose product MILWELFRTFFVIGFVSFGGGYAMIPVIEAEASQHGWMTTQQFTDVIAIAGMSPGPIATNSAILVGYSTAGIAGAIIATLGVLLPSIILVLVVATFFTKLQNYSIVQSIFYGLRPIVASLVIYAALSFALSNNLITINVSWHTVSLLFIFGLSLVLLLKFRWHPIYIIILSGLVGVALYS is encoded by the coding sequence ATGATATTATGGGAGCTATTTAGAACATTCTTTGTCATCGGTTTTGTATCGTTCGGAGGCGGCTATGCGATGATCCCCGTAATAGAAGCTGAAGCTTCCCAACACGGATGGATGACAACACAACAATTTACCGATGTTATCGCCATTGCTGGGATGTCTCCCGGTCCAATTGCAACAAATAGTGCTATTCTCGTCGGATATTCTACAGCGGGCATAGCAGGAGCAATCATAGCTACTCTCGGAGTCTTGCTTCCTTCTATTATCCTGGTCCTTGTTGTAGCTACCTTTTTTACTAAACTACAAAACTATTCAATTGTTCAATCGATTTTTTATGGATTAAGACCTATTGTCGCTAGTTTAGTTATCTATGCTGCATTAAGCTTTGCTCTTTCCAACAATTTGATTACGATAAACGTTTCGTGGCATACAGTAAGCTTATTGTTTATCTTTGGGTTATCACTTGTGTTGTTATTGAAGTTCCGTTGGCATCCTATCTATATCATTATTCTTTCTGGGTTAGTGGGGGTTGCTCTTTACTCATAA